From the genome of Blautia hydrogenotrophica DSM 10507:
CATAGAATTTGATATCGTGGTTCGCGATGAAGGCTTTTACCTGTCCTGGCAGATGCTTCTCCAAGCCTTCCATATCCCATGGACAGTTCAAAAGGAAAGTACCGCCGTCTACCAGTTCCTGAACCATGTTGTATTTGTTCACATAAGAAGGATTGTGACATGCAACAAAGTTCGCTTTGTGAATCAGGTAAGTAGATTTAATCGGTTTCTTTCCGAAACGCAGGTGAGACATCGTCACACCGCCAGATTTCTTAGAGTCATAGTCAAAATATGCCTGCGCATACATGTCTGTATTGTCGCCGATGATCTTGATGGAGTTCTTGTTCGCACCTACAGTACCGTCTGCACCCAGTCCCCAGAACTTACAGTTGATGGTTCCTTCCGGTGTAGTTACCAGAGGCTCGCCCAGTTCCAGTGATAGGTTGGTCACGTCATCCACGATTCCGATAGTGAATTTTGCCTTCTCTGTGTTCTCATATACTGCTACGATCTGAGCAGGAGTCGTATCCTTAGAACCTAAACCATAACGTCCAGAGAAGATCGGAGTTGCATCGAATTTGGTTCCCTTCAGCGCTGCCACAACATCCAGATACAGCGGCTCGCCCAGTGCTCCTGGCTCTTTGGTTCTATCTAATACAGAGATCTGTTTTACGGTCTCAGGAATTGCCGCTACCAGAGCGTCTGCAACAAATGGTCTGTACAGACGTACCTTTACTACGCCGACTTTCTTTCCTGCCGCCATCAGATAATCGATAGTCTCTTCAATCGTATCATTTACGGAGCCCATAGCGATGATGACATGCTCTGCGTCTGCTGCTCCATAATAGTTGAACAATTTATAATCTGTTCCAATCTTTGCGTTTACTTTGTCCATGTACTCCTGTACAATTGCCGGGAGTACATCGTAGTACGGATTACATGCCTCTCTCGCCTGGAAGAAAATATCTGGGTTCTGTGCAGAGCCTCTCTGGCATGGATGATTTGGATTCAAAGCATGGTCGCGGAATGCCTGGATTGCATCCATATCTGCCATATCTTTTAAGTCCTCATAATCCCAAGTCTCAATTTTCTGAAGCTCATGAGAAGTACGGAAACCATCGAAGAAATTAATAAATGGAACTTTACCTTTGATCGCTGCCAAATGTGCCACTGGTGTCAGGTCCATTACCTCCTGTACACTGGACTCACAGAGCATTGCGCATCCCGTCTGGCGACATGCCATAACATCAGAGTGATCTCCGAAGATAGACAGCGCATGACTTGCCAATGCACGAGCAGACACATTAAACACACCTGGGAGCTGCTCCCCGGCAATTTTATATAAGTTTGGAATCATCAAAAGCAGACCCTGAGACGCTGTGTAGGTGGTGGTCAGTGCACCTGCTGCCAAAGAGCCATGTACCGCACCTGCTGCACCTGCCTCAGACTGCATCTCTGTAACCTGTACTTCACGCCCAAAAATGTTCTTTCTACCTTGGGTTGCCCACTCATCTGTAGCCTCTGCCATTACAGATGAAGGGGTAATCGGATAGATCGCTGCTACGTCGGAAAACGCATAAGACGCATGAGCCGCAGCATGATTACCATCCATGGTTTTCATCTTTCTTGCCATAGTTCTTTTCCTCCTTGAAAGATCTTATAATAATAAGTGTCTTCTAAAATTTCAGCCATTATTATAGCATAAAAAAAATTGTCCGTCTATCTACTTTCCCGGGATTTTCTGTATATAATTCTATACAAAGCGAAAGTCTCTCCCGCTTCATTCACACAGCCACTCGCCGCTTCTTTGCTCATAAAAGGATTCCCGGTCTCAGAACAAAATATACCCTGAGCACCGCGAAAGTCCCACCATCCGGATGGTCTGCCGACACATTTTCTTCCATCTATATGCATGACTTTTGCGTACCTGCTCAGGGTATCTTTTTAAATGCTCGCTGTGGTTACTCGCCTTTTTCTTCTCTGATCTTCACCACCAACTGATTGGCAATCAGTTGGTTCCCCTCTTTCACAAAGATCTTATCAATAACTCCACCCACTTTTGCCAGAATATTACTCTCCATCTTCATGGCCTCAATGACTGCCACTGGCTGTCCAGCCGTGACCTCATCTCCTTCGCTCACCAAAAGTTTTGTGATCGTACCTGGAATGTTTGCACCGACCTCTAGATCATTGTCAGGGTCTGCCACCAAAATAGACTCCTTGCTAGCTTTCGTATTCGCAGTCTTGTCCAAAATCGTCACGGAACGAATACTTCCGTTGATCTGGAAGACGACTTCTCTCTCTCCATTTTCGTTGGCAGGCTTCGCCTCCAACATCTTGATGATCATCTCTTTACCCTCTTCAATCTTCACACCACAGGTCTCTTCCAGATTGATTCCGTGGAAGAAGACATCACTGCCCATCCTGCGCAGGCTGCCCTCTTTTTTCAGCTTTGTGCGGTAGTCTTCATAGACTTTCGGATACATACAGTAACTCATAATCTGCTGACCGCTGGCGTCCATATCGAATTTCTCATCCAGATATTTTTTGATCGCCTGGAAGTCTTCGTCAGGCAACAGTTCCCCCGGTCTACAGGTAATCGCTTTTTTGTCTTTCAGAACAATCTTTTGCAGATCTTCTGGGAATCCGCCCTGGGGCTGACCAATCATTCCCTCGAAATAAGAGACAACAGAATCTGGGAAATCCATCGCCTTTCCTTTCTCGCAGACATTCTCCGGTGTCAAATCGTTCTGAACCATAAAGATCGCCAAATCTCCCACGACCTTTGAGGACGGTGTTACTTTTACGATATCTCCCAGCATGAGATTTACCTTCTTGTACATGGACTTCACTTCCTGGAACCGATGTCCCAATCCGAAGCTCTCCACCTGGGATTTGAAATTGGAGTACTGACCACCAGGCATCTCGTAATAGTAAATCTCTGTGGTACCTGTCTTCAAATCCGACTCAAATTGTTTGTAAACTGGCCGTACTGCCTCCCAGTACGCAGAGATCTCATCCAAGCCTTCTAATGGTAGCCCTGTGTCTCTCTCTGAATTCTCCAGCGCAGCCACCAGGGAATTTAAAGAAGGCTGACTGGTCAATCCTGCCATACTGCTGAACGCAGCATCTACCACATCCACACCAGCCATGGCTGCCATCATCAAAGTAGCACCTCCATTGCCGCTGGTGTCGTGGGTGTGCAGGTGTACCGGAATACTCAGCTCGTTTTTCAGCGCTGTAATCAACTTGTGAGCCGCCAGTGGCTTGAGTAGGCTGGACATGTCTTTGATTGCCAGCATATGTGCGCCTCTGCGTTCCAATTCCTTCGCCAATTCCACATAATATTTCAGGTTATATTTTTCTCTGGATTCATCCAGAATATCTCCGGTATAACAGATACAAGCCTCCGCGACTTTCCCCTGTCTGAGAACCTCATCAAGGGCCACTTCCATACCCTGTATCCAGTTCAGGGAGTCAAAGATACGGAACACATCGATGCCGGCCTGTGCAGACTCCTTGATGAATTCGCGGATGACATTATCTGGATAATTCTTATACCCGACAGCATTCGCACCGCGAAACAGCATCTGAAACAGCACATTGGGTATCTTCTCTCTCAAAGTCGCAAGCCGCTCCCAGGGAGACTCACCCAAAAAACGGTAGGCTACATCGAAGGTCGCTCCGCCCCACATTTCCAGGGAAAACAAATCTCTCCCATAATAAGCCATCGCCGGAGCGATTTTCTCCATATCAATGGTACGCATCCTCGTAGCCATCAAAGACTGATGTGCATCCCTCATGGTTGTATCCGTGATCAGCAGTCTCTTCTGCTCCAATACCCATTTGGAAAATTTCTCAGGCCCCATCTTCTGTAAAAGCTGTCTGGTACCACAAAGTTTTTGAATCTCCTCATCTTTAATTCGTGGAAATGCCGGCACGTCAAACTGAGGTTTGTTACCTTTCACCTCGTTGACATACTTATTCCCCAGATATTTTAGAATCCGAAGTTCCTCCGTCTCCCCCTGGTTGATGTGCATCAGCTCTGGATGTTTTCCGATAAAATTCGTGTCGCACTTTCCTTCCACAAAAGTAGGATGATTCAGCACGTTCTGCAAAAAACGAATGTTGGTTTTCACACCTTCCACCACAGTCTCTGAGAGAGCCCGGTAGGCTTTTGTCCTGGCATCCTGGAAGTTTCTTCCCCAAGAAGTAATCTTCACCAACAGACTGTCATAATAGGGGGAAACCACCGCCCCTGTAAAACCGGAATCTCCATCCAGACGAATTCCAAACCCTGACCCGGTCCGGTAGATATCAATTTTCCCAGTGTCCGGTGCAAATCCGTTTACCGGGTCTTCCGTGGTGATTCTGCACTGTATCGCAGCTCCCCTCATGGAAATGTCCTTCTGAGACTGGATACCAATCTCCTGTGAATCCAGCGAATAGCCCTGCGCGATCAGAATCTGAGCCTGAACCAAGTCCACGCCCGTGACCATCTCTGTGACCGTGTGCTCCACCTGAATTCGAGTGTTCATTTCAATAAAATAGTGGTTTCCGTCATTGTCCAACAGAAACTCCACGGTACCCGCACTCTTATAATTTACTTCTCTGGCAATCTTCAGCGCGTCCTCACAGATCGCCTCCCGCTGTGCCTGAGTTAAAATCTGCGATGGAGTAAATTCAATGACTTTTTGGTGCCTTCTCTGAACAGAACAATCCCTCTCATAGAGATGAACTAAATTTCCATACTCATCTCCTAGAACCTGAACTTCAATATGTTTGGGATTTTCTATGTATTTCTCAATGAAAATATCGTCGATGCCGAAAGCTTTGCGCGCTTCGCTCTGGGCATTGTTAAACTCTGCCAAGAGATCTTTTTCTTCCCGCACAATTCTCATACCGCGGCCCCCACCGCCGGCAGACGCCTTCAGCATAACCGGATAACCACAGGATCTGGCGAACGCAATCGCATCTTTCTCGCTCTTAATCGCCTCGTCTACACCGGGAACGGTACCTACACCCGCCTTATGCGCTACTAGCTTAGACTGAATTTTGTCTCCCACCCGGCTCATCATATCCGCTGTGGGGCCGATAAATGTGATTCCTGCTTCCTCACACTGCTTCGCGAAATCGCGATTTTCTGACAAAAAGCCGTAGCCTGGATGAATCGCATCTACACTCTTTGCCTTTGCCAGCTCAATAATCTGAGAGATACCTAAATAAGCCTCCAGCGGAGACTTGCCTTTTCCTATCTGATAAGACTCATCGGCTTTCGTTCGGAACAGAGCATTTTTGTCCTCCTCCGAATAGATGGCCACAGATCGGATGCCAAGCTCTTTGCAGGCCCGAATCACTCTTAGGGCAATTTCCCCCCGGTTTGCCACTAAGATTCTTTTAAATTTTTTCATACCTTCTCCATACACCTCCTAAGTAATTTTAAATACTATAACGAATTTCTTAATAATTGTCAATAAATTTGCGATATTTATTAATTTTTTTAGTAATTATTCATTCCCGTTCCAGTACCGCCAACAGAAAAATGCCAAAGGGTTTCTCAGCATTTCCAAAACCCTCTGGCATTCCCTCTATCTATTCACTTTTTATTCTCCAACTACTTTTTCTTTTTTCTCTGACTCTCCGAGAATCTCTTGAAGAGATCTCTCACTTAACATATCTTGAAGACGTTCCTGAATTCGGAGCAATTCTTGGTGTACCTCACAACCTCCATCTAATTTTTCATCCCGACAACATTTCTTTTTGGGGTTCATGCATTCAATGATATACATTCCTGGGTCAATCGCCAGGTAGACATCTAACAAAGTGATCTCGGAGACGCTTTTCTTCAAAGAATAGCCGCCATGGACACCCCGATACCCCCGGACGATTTTTGCCTTTTGCAGTTTTTTCAAAATCTTATAGGCAAATGGAGCTGTGATCTCTTCCCGCTCACAGATATCATTCACGCTCAACCGTTCTTCGCCCGACAATGCACGGATTACCCTCACCGCATAATCGCACTCTCTTGTAATTAACATATAAGCCTCCTGCCATCGTTATTCTAAATTTAATCAAGGCCCGATCTTACCTCTTTCGTATTGCTACTATCAAAATTATACCAATTTAGAGCAGAATATGCAACCTCAATTTTCTACAAAAAACATACCCAGACCGATGGCAAATATCAAAAGTCCCACCACAACTTTCAACACTTTTCCAACTTTCTGAGAACTTGGACGATTCATCAAATCTTCCACCGCCCCATAGCTGGTGCCCGCCACAACCAGAAGTATGCTATGCCCCAGCGCATACAAAATCATTAAAAATATTCCCCACCATATTCCATGTCCAGACTCCACCACCATAGCCAACAGAGCCAACATCACCGGAGTCGCACAGTGTGAAGCAAAGACACCACCCAAAGCTCCCGTCAAAAAGGCCCCTTTATATCCAGTACCCCGAATCAATTTACGGGGACTATGGCATTCACAGTGGTCATGGTCTTTGCAGTCATCACCATGCTCATGTTCCGGCAACAGATGAATCACACCCCAAATCTGTAAGGCCATCACCACCATCAATACACCCAGCAACACGTGCCACCAGTGCCCCATCCCATGCATCACATGACCAATCGCAGAGGCAACGCTTCCGAACACCGCGAAAGTCACAGCCATCCCCAGCGCCATCGTCAGCGACAGCCGAAGCGCTTTTCTTTTGCTGTCAGACGCTGCCCCTACATAGGCCAAAATCATCGGAACTGCTGACAACGAACAGGGTGTAAAAGATGTCACAACCCCTGCCACCAGACTCAAAACTGGGGCAAACCAAAGATTTTCTCTCATCAGGCCAGTTAATGTCTCTAGCCAGACATTCATGGAATCACTCTCCTTTATTCTAATTCAATTATTCTACTCTATTCAGCAGCCAAACACCGTAAAAAAGAATCTTGCTTGCAGGATTCTTCGCCTGCGTCGGGGGCAAAGCGGCATCTTCCACTCCGCCGCAGCACAATCCACGCGGAACGTTTGCGTAATTGGAAAAAACTTTCACGTATTAGCATGACAAGGTCTTTCCTATTACAGAACAAAGTGAACAAGCCCACTTCGTTAGCCTCAATTCTTTATGTTATATCACGAAAGAAAAAGAATGTCAAAGAAAAGCTTGCAAATTTGGAGAGATACGGTAAAATAAGTACATGTGTGTTGTTTGTACTGCGCACCACAGAAATAATTATATGAAAATGAGGTCAAATTATGATTGCAGCAAATAATGTAACCTTACGAATTGGAAAAAAAGCGTTGTTTGAAGACGTAAATATCAAGTTTACCGAGGGTAATTGTTATGGTCTGATTGGAGCCAACGGCGCCGGTAAATCTACCTTTCTCAAAATCCTGTCCGGACAACTTGAAACCACAAAGGGAGAGATCTCCATCACTCCTGGACAGCGTCTGTCCTTCCTACAGCAGGACCATTTCAAATATGATGACTTTCAGGTTTTAGATACCGTTATCATGGGAAATGCCCGGCTCTATGAAATCATGAAAGAGAAAGAGGCCATCTACGCCAAAGAGGAGTTTACCGATGAGGATGGCATCCGAGCCAGTGAGCTAGAGGGAGAGTTCGCAGAGATGAATGGATGGGAGGCAGAATCAGATGCCGCTACTTTGCTAAATGGCCTCGGTGTGGACACAGATCTGCACTATGCGACCATGCGTGACTTAAACGGCAGCATCAAGGTAAAAGTGCTGTTAGCTCAAGCGCTGTTCGGCAATCCTGACATTCTGTTGTTGGACGAGCCGACAAACCACCTAGACCTACCTGCCATCGAATGGCTGGAAGAATTTTTGATTAATTTTGATAATACCGTGATCGTAGTCTCACACGACCGTTATTTTTTGAATAAAGTATGTACCCATATCGCGGACATCGACTACGGAAAAATCCAACTCTACGCCGGCAACTATGACTTTTGGTTTGAGTCCAGCCAGTTGCTGGTAAAGCAGATGAAAGAGGCTAACAAAAAGAAAGAGGAAAAGATCAAAGAATTACAGGAGTTTATTTCCCGTTTCAGTGCCAATGCGTCTAAGTCCAAGCAGGCAACTTCCAGAAAACGTGCACTGGAAAAAATTCAGTTGGATGAGATGCGTCCGTCCAGCCGAAAATATCCCTACATTGATTTTCGTCCCAACCGTGAAATTGGAAATGAGGTTCTCATGGTGGAAAACCTCTCCAAAACCATCGACGGTGTAAAAGTGATCGACAATGTCACCTTTACTCTAGGACACGACGACAAGGTCGCTTTTGTCGGGACAAATGAATTGGCCATCACCACCTTCTTCCGCATTCTTACCGGTGAATTGGAACCCGACGAAGGAACCTATAAATGGGGAGTTACTACTTCCCAGGCCTATTTTCCTAAAGACAGCACTGCCGAGTTTGACAATGATCTCACAATCGCAGACTGGCTTACTCAGTATTCTGAGATCAAAGATGCCACTTACGTGCGCGGTTTTCTGGGCCGCATGCTCTTCGCAGGTGAGGATGGAGTCAAAAAGGTCCGTGTACTTTCCGGAGGCGAGAAGGTTCGTTGTCTTCTGTCCAAAATGATGATCTCCGGGGCCAATATCCTGCTCTTAGACGAGCCGACCAACCATCTGGATATGGAATCCATCACCGCGCTGAACAACGGCCTGATTAAATTCCCAGGAGTCATCTTGTTTGCCTCCCACGATCATCAGTTTGTTCAGACCACAGCGAACCGTATTATGGAATTCTTACCCAACGGAACTATGGTGGACAAAATCACAACCTACGATGAATATCTGGCCAGTGATGAAATGGCCAAAAAACGCCATGTATATCAGATGAACGAAGAAGACAACTAAACAAGCCATTATAAATAGCCCTCCGGAAGCTTCACACTTCCGGAGGGCTTTCTTTTATACGGACAGCCGATTATTTCGTGCTTCCTTTCGCCAATGAAGAATAAGCGCCAAATACTTTCTCACCGTTTACCGTGCGGTATGCCCGGATTCGGTATTGATAAGTAGTATTTTTCTTCAGGCCTTTCTCTGTATAAGAAGTCGTGCTTCCACTGTTGATCTGTGTCACATAATCCCATTTACCGGTCTTTGCGTCGACACGATAAATACGATAGCCGCTGGCTCCGTTTACTCTTCCCCAGTTGATTTTCAGGCTGGTAGCAGATGCTTTTTTTACAGAATTAATCACAACCTGCTTCGGCACTGCCTTTCCAGTCTTTCCGTCAGAATACGCACCGAACACCTTAGTGCCATTTACATTCTGATAAGCTCTTATGTAATAAGTATACGTCTTTCCAGTCGTCACACCTGTATGAGTATAAGATGTGGTTCCTGCCCCTACCTGTGTCACATATTTCCAGCTGGAATTATCAACTTTATAGTACAGACGGTAGCCATCCGCTCCCTCTACTTCATTCCAGCTCACTTTCAGGTTGCAGTATCCCCAGCTCTGTACCTTCGTGATCTCTACCTTGTCCACACTCAATTTTGCCTTCAGGCCCGCAGACTCATACGGTCCTAACTGTGTCTTTCCACCCAATGTGTAGAGTGCACGCACCGTATAGATATAGGTATCTCCCAGAGTCAGCCCGCTGTCCTTATAGCTGGCGGTATCTGCATCCACATTTGCAATCGCCTTGAAGTAGCCTCCGGCAGTCTTTCGATATACACGGTAGCCCTCTGCACCTTTGACTTTCTCCCAGGTCAGTTCCAGTGCGTCATCGCCTGCTTTTTCTAGGGAGACTAGAGGCGTCTTCTCGTTCATCACATTCTTCAGCTCTTCCAGTCTCTCCTCTGCCTCAAACAGAGTCTCATCGTTGGTTACAAATGCCTTCTGCGTCCTGGTCAGCTTATCATAAGCTTCTCTGACTGCCTGAATAGCCTCCTCTTTATCCAGTGTCACTTCTCCGATCTGATCGATCAGCCCCATAACTTCAATGGCTGCCACTTCATCCTCAGAGAGAGTTACCTCGATCTCACAGGTGGCAATCGCATCTCCTGCGATTCCATAGATGGTCGCAGTTCCTACTCCTACTGCTTTGATGATACCATTTTTCACGGTGAGCACATCTGTATCGCTGGAAGTCCAGCTGAACTTGCTCATATCCGCGTCTTCTGGCTGGAAGTCAATGGTATCCAGCTCAATGCTGCTGCCCTTGAGCATACCCAGTTTCGTCGCGCTGATGATCAAATCCGTCACTGGTTTTGACACGACGATCTTGCAGCTGACTTTCCTATTATTTTTCAGAGTTGCCGTGATGGTCGCGGTTCCATAGTCCACGGCCTTCACGGAACCACTGGAATTCACTGTCGCTACTTCTTCATTGTCCGAAGACCATGTGATGGATTTCGTATCTCCGCCGCTTGGCTGATATTCTATCTCAGAACTCATTCTCAAGCTATCACCTTTTTCCACGTCATAGCTTCCCTGCTCAAATGCAAGCGTTTCGATATAGTTGGCGTTTACGACCACCTCGGTCTCTGCAGTGTAGGTACCGCTTGGAGCTGTCACTGTCGCGGTGATCTTTGCAGTTCCCGCTGCTTTCGCCTCCACACTCACACCAGTTTTGCTGGTACTGGAAACCACAGCGATGCTCTCATCGCTGGAAACCGCTGTAACCTCCAGCGCTTCTGTATAATTGCTCGGTATCACTGCAAGCCCCAGAGACTTCTTAGTACCGATGTTTTTGATCTCTGTGACAGCATCCTTGAACACGACTGCCTCTACCGGATACTCTACCACCGTCACCTTAGCACTGGCCGTCAGCCTCCCGTAAGAAGCCGTAATCGTAACCGTACCTGGCTTGATTCCCTTTACATAACCTGTATTCCCCACAGTGGCAATCGTGCTATCTGAACTACTCCAGCTCACTTTGGAACTGCTGTAATCCGATTTCGACGGGCTGGCCGTCACACCCAAACTCTGGGATTTTCCGACACCAATCTCCATCTCTGGCGTATTCATGGAGATAGACTCCACACTTGGAACTTCTTTTACCACGACTTCACAAGAATCAGAGAATTTTCCCACTTTCGCGGTCAGTGTAACCGTACCTTTTTTCTTTGGCGTAAAGCTTCCATATGAAGAAGTCGATGTCACATTCAGTACAGAAGGATCGCTGCTCTCCCAGGTAACCTTGGTATCGTCCGTGGTATCAGACGGGTTAAAGGATACTCTGACAGAAGTGTACTCTCCCACATAGGCTTCCAGCTTATCTGTTTCCAGAGAAATTCCTTCCAGAGGAATCTCTACGACTTCAATCTCGAAAGATTTGCTGATGTCTCCCAGTTTCGCTGTGATCGTCGCTTTCCCAGGTGCGACACCTTTTAACGTTCCGTAAGAATTCTTGGCTTTGCTAATCGATACCACATTGGTATCGCTGGAGGTCCACTCCACCTCATTCTGATTATCCGGTGTGCTGACCGGTTCAAAATCCAGATATACGGACTTGCTCTTGCCCACATTCAGGCTCTGCGGAATCTCCCGGAACTCAAAATCCGTCACATTGATTTCTTGAACGGTCACGTGATAAGACACACTCTGTGCTCCGATCTTCACGATCACATCTGCCTCTCCATCCGCCACGCCTTTTAGAGTAACTCCACTGGCATTGGCAGTTGCAGTCACCACATTCTTGTTGGTGGATACCACCGTCGGGGTCTTATCTTCTGTCGTGTCGGCAGGAAGCACCTGATAGGACAGTTTCTTGGTTTTCTTCGGCTGCAAAGTAATTTTCGTCTCTCCTGACTCGATGCCTGTGATCGGAATATCTCTCACTGTCACCTGGCAGGATGCCAAAAAGTCTCCCACAGCTGCTGTCACCGTCGTGGTTCCTGGAGCTACGCCCATAATTTCACCGTTTGTCACAACTGCTACACCGGTGTCTTCCACCGTCCAGGTCACGTCCCTTGCATCCGTGGTGTTCTCCGGTGCATACAGAACTTCCAGCTCCTTCGTCTCTGCCCTTGTCAGAGTTACTTCCTCTTCCGCCAGTGAAATTCCAGTCATCGTCACAACAGGCACTGTAATCTCACAGGAGTCGCTCCACTCTCCATGTCTGGCAGTGACCGTGGCCTTTCCTGCGTTCTTGGCAGTTACGGTACCGTCTGCCTCCACTTCCACGATATTCTCATCTGAAGATTCCCACTGTACCTGAATCGGCACCGTGATATCTTCCGGTTCATAGACAACTTCCAGTTTCTTGCTAGTCATATTCTCCAGAGTCAGGTCCTTCTCTTTCAAGGACATGGAAGTTGGCTGTTCTCCTGCCATCGCCTCGTTTAAAGCCTCACATGCCTCATCAACAGTGTCCTGAGATGCCGGCAAATCCAACATCACTTCGTTGGCTTTTTCATATGCTGCCTTAATCTCTTCGTTCGCCAGAAGCATTTCCTTGTTCTGCGCACTATTCACCGTCGCAATCGCAGTTGATAAATCATCCTTCACTGCACGAATCTTGCCAACTCCGTCGTCGCCGCCCATGGCATGGCCGCCTCCGATATCTGCCCCATAGGCCAAAGTGAACTGAACGCGGACAACGTCTCCGTCAGAGAGATAGCTGTCTGCAAAACCTACGTTTGGAAATACGTTGTTCAGGCAGTACATCCAGCCGGAGCCCTGGGCATAGTCGAACTCTCCCAGCTGTCCTTCCGTCCCCTCTCTCCATTCAATGGACAGATCACTGAGGTCTTCATTCATAGACGCATTTTCCAGATTCAGTTCCTTCGTCGCAGAGCCTGGTCTAGACGCATTGGCTCCTACGATCGCAGACAGATAGAAGCCACTCTCCACGGTTCCAGTGTTGGTGTAATCATAGCCGTTCTCCTGAATCAGGCGAACCAGAGCCTCTGCTGCATTCTCACCTTCATAGATCGGCACCTTAATGGGTTCCACAATATAGCCGCAGTTGATGGTGATCGCCTCGATGTCAAAAGTCGCGTAGCCGATCAATTCCCCTTCTTCTGCTTTGGTATAGTAGATTTTATATTCCTGGGTGACTGTCTGTCCGATGGAGTCCGTCACAGAAATTAGAACCGTGTGTTCTCCATTTTTTTTGTCTTTGAAGTTCAGGGTATAACTGGTCTTCGTGTCATCATCCCAGTTATAAGCCACGCTGGACCCATCCAGCTTCACGGAAGATGCCAGTTTATTTCCAGCGGAATCCCTGGCGATAACGTCGAAGGTTTTCCGGCTAGCCCTAAGCTGAATGCCATCCTCTAGAGTCGTCTCGATGGTGGGCGCGCTCCAGACAGACACTTCACAGCTGGCAGAGATTTCACCGACACTCGCCGTGACGGTGGCATCGCCCTTCGCAACTGCAGTGATTGTTCCATCCTCCACTTTTACAATCTGCTCATCGCTGGACTCCCAGGTAATCTGTCTCTCAAAATAAGGATCCTCTGGAACAGTCGCCGCCTCCAGCTCCATTTCTTGACCGATTCCCATGGCTACGGAAGAACGGTTCAGTGTGATCTCACCGAGCGTCGACTCACAAGCCTCCACATCGACTTTGATGATTTCACCTAGATTGCCTGTCAGATCTTCTGCGACCAGATACACGGCGCAGGCCTCCTCTGTCAATCCTTCCAGGGTGACTTCATTTTCATCCACACCTATCGTGAAAGTCTTTGCAGAATCTTTGTCGATCTGCGCGGGCGCTTCCTCATCCACACCCTGTACTACATAATACCCAGTTCCCCCTTCATCGCTGTTAAAGCTTAAGGTCACTGTCTCCATGGCTCTCTCTGTCACTGAGATATCACTCAGAACAGGTGCCGACTCATCGGTCGTCTCTGTCAGAAAAATGATCTCATCGCCATCATAGATTTCATAATTGTTGACATAAATGGAAGTTCCATACTCTCCGGCTGCCACCCCATTTACAATAAAAGTAAAATTCCGGGTGTCGA
Proteins encoded in this window:
- a CDS encoding Ig-like domain-containing protein, coding for MKKRGRRILCLMMAMLMILTSMPATAMAATEESASELGNSSNVEAFQEETADAAVSFEEEEQETVFASDDDVWWDRYFYISMMKGEEEIYQNDSDQAMTPMLAQKYGFTYGPDIDVEQGQYTLLDALVLTQIEMFDATPENIRDYLDLDEAGNVIKVSGVDTRNFTFIVNGVAAGEYGTSIYVNNYEIYDGDEIIFLTETTDESAPVLSDISVTERAMETVTLSFNSDEGGTGYYVVQGVDEEAPAQIDKDSAKTFTIGVDENEVTLEGLTEEACAVYLVAEDLTGNLGEIIKVDVEACESTLGEITLNRSSVAMGIGQEMELEAATVPEDPYFERQITWESSDEQIVKVEDGTITAVAKGDATVTASVGEISASCEVSVWSAPTIETTLEDGIQLRASRKTFDVIARDSAGNKLASSVKLDGSSVAYNWDDDTKTSYTLNFKDKKNGEHTVLISVTDSIGQTVTQEYKIYYTKAEEGELIGYATFDIEAITINCGYIVEPIKVPIYEGENAAEALVRLIQENGYDYTNTGTVESGFYLSAIVGANASRPGSATKELNLENASMNEDLSDLSIEWREGTEGQLGEFDYAQGSGWMYCLNNVFPNVGFADSYLSDGDVVRVQFTLAYGADIGGGHAMGGDDGVGKIRAVKDDLSTAIATVNSAQNKEMLLANEEIKAAYEKANEVMLDLPASQDTVDEACEALNEAMAGEQPTSMSLKEKDLTLENMTSKKLEVVYEPEDITVPIQVQWESSDENIVEVEADGTVTAKNAGKATVTARHGEWSDSCEITVPVVTMTGISLAEEEVTLTRAETKELEVLYAPENTTDARDVTWTVEDTGVAVVTNGEIMGVAPGTTTVTAAVGDFLASCQVTVRDIPITGIESGETKITLQPKKTKKLSYQVLPADTTEDKTPTVVSTNKNVVTATANASGVTLKGVADGEADVIVKIGAQSVSYHVTVQEINVTDFEFREIPQSLNVGKSKSVYLDFEPVSTPDNQNEVEWTSSDTNVVSISKAKNSYGTLKGVAPGKATITAKLGDISKSFEIEVVEIPLEGISLETDKLEAYVGEYTSVRVSFNPSDTTDDTKVTWESSDPSVLNVTSTSSYGSFTPKKKGTVTLTAKVGKFSDSCEVVVKEVPSVESISMNTPEMEIGVGKSQSLGVTASPSKSDYSSSKVSWSSSDSTIATVGNTGYVKGIKPGTVTITASYGRLTASAKVTVVEYPVEAVVFKDAVTEIKNIGTKKSLGLAVIPSNYTEALEVTAVSSDESIAVVSSTSKTGVSVEAKAAGTAKITATVTAPSGTYTAETEVVVNANYIETLAFEQGSYDVEKGDSLRMSSEIEYQPSGGDTKSITWSSDNEEVATVNSSGSVKAVDYGTATITATLKNNRKVSCKIVVSKPVTDLIISATKLGMLKGSSIELDTIDFQPEDADMSKFSWTSSDTDVLTVKNGIIKAVGVGTATIYGIAGDAIATCEIEVTLSEDEVAAIEVMGLIDQIGEVTLDKEEAIQAVREAYDKLTRTQKAFVTNDETLFEAEERLEELKNVMNEKTPLVSLEKAGDDALELTWEKVKGAEGYRVYRKTAGGYFKAIANVDADTASYKDSGLTLGDTYIYTVRALYTLGGKTQLGPYESAGLKAKLSVDKVEITKVQSWGYCNLKVSWNEVEGADGYRLYYKVDNSSWKYVTQVGAGTTSYTHTGVTTGKTYTYYIRAYQNVNGTKVFGAYSDGKTGKAVPKQVVINSVKKASATSLKINWGRVNGASGYRIYRVDAKTGKWDYVTQINSGSTTSYTEKGLKKNTTYQYRIRAYRTVNGEKVFGAYSSLAKGSTK